A stretch of Spirosoma oryzicola DNA encodes these proteins:
- a CDS encoding cupin domain-containing protein: MTEIPLATRFVDDQTVSWESVAEGVKRKIMTYDANLMMVKVAFETGGIGTPHQHRHTQMSYVERGAFAITIGEETKTLRTGDVYYIPPDIRHGAVCLEAGVLIDVFTPMREDFV, encoded by the coding sequence ATGACAGAAATACCCTTAGCGACCCGTTTTGTGGACGATCAGACTGTTTCCTGGGAGTCTGTGGCAGAAGGCGTCAAGCGTAAAATTATGACCTACGATGCCAACCTGATGATGGTCAAGGTTGCGTTCGAGACCGGCGGCATCGGTACTCCCCATCAGCATCGGCATACGCAGATGAGTTACGTTGAACGTGGTGCTTTTGCCATCACTATCGGCGAAGAAACCAAAACCCTTCGTACCGGCGATGTTTACTACATTCCACCCGATATCCGGCACGGAGCCGTTTGTTTAGAGGCTGGTGTACTGATCGACGTCTTCACGCCCATGCGTGAGGATTTTGTGTAA
- a CDS encoding chemotaxis protein CheB has translation MAESKLTISCKAVVIGGSAGGLDVLLKVLPSLSTSFSFTVIIVLHRKNSVDSTLESLLASRTKIPVKEVEDKDGISPGTIYIAPADYHLLIEPDLTFSLDDSEKVNYSRPSLDVTFESAADVFGPELVGILLSGANADGTQGLVAVKKAGGTTVVQKPETAQTPFMPQQAIANAPVDSILDIPELIALVNSLNKPA, from the coding sequence ATGGCGGAAAGTAAGCTGACTATTTCTTGCAAAGCTGTCGTAATAGGCGGTTCGGCAGGTGGTCTCGATGTACTGTTAAAAGTGCTGCCTTCCTTATCGACCTCCTTCTCATTTACCGTAATTATTGTATTGCACCGGAAGAATTCTGTTGATTCGACGCTGGAAAGCTTGTTGGCCAGCAGGACAAAAATCCCAGTGAAAGAAGTTGAGGATAAGGACGGAATAAGTCCAGGAACCATTTACATTGCCCCCGCCGACTATCACCTCCTGATCGAGCCAGATTTGACGTTTTCGCTCGATGATTCCGAAAAAGTGAATTACAGCCGTCCGTCGCTTGACGTAACGTTTGAGTCTGCTGCCGATGTGTTTGGGCCAGAACTGGTTGGTATCTTGTTGTCAGGCGCTAACGCGGACGGTACGCAGGGGTTGGTAGCGGTTAAGAAAGCGGGTGGAACAACGGTTGTGCAAAAACCCGAAACCGCCCAGACTCCCTTTATGCCTCAGCAGGCTATCGCCAATGCACCTGTCGATTCTATTCTGGATATTCCGGAGTTGATTGCTTTGGTGAACTCGTTGAACAAACCCGCTTAA
- a CDS encoding glycoside hydrolase family 9 protein yields the protein MNKRLKPAVLCFLALNLLGLSAQSQSLSESIRLNQIGYYPNAAKIAVVVGEAQGSFQVATPDLKKTLFTGTLGEPRKNVISGKTTRTANFSSFTKAGTYVLVIPGTGHSYPFEIRTDVHKPVATGALKGFYYQRVSTDLPAKFAGKWARPAGHPDTRVLIHPSAASADRPAGAVISSPRGWYDAGDYNKYIVNSGITMGTLLSLYEDFPAYTKSLNTNIPESTNKIPDLLDEALWNLRWMLTMQDPADGGVYHKLTNPSFDGMVMPDKAVKDRYVVQKSITAALDFAAVMAQAGRVYKAYNRELPGLADSCVTAAKKAWTWAKANPNAVYKQSEMNTKFDPDVVTGSYEDHFSSDEWIWAAAELYVTTKDDSYYKAVNLFPDAKTPLPSWPQVRTLAYYTLARFGNELTDAGKQALPVVKQHLTTFADSLILDADKQAFQTVMGKSAKDFIWGSSAEAANQGIALLQAYRFTDSPKRNQYLRYALSNLDYLLGRNAVGYSFVTGFGDKTPMHPHHRPSVADGIDEPVPGLLSGGTNANAARQDKCAGYTSTVADEVFIDADCSYASNEIAINWNAPLVYLATALEALQKEQKTND from the coding sequence ATGAATAAACGTTTAAAACCTGCGGTCCTTTGCTTCCTCGCACTAAACCTGTTGGGCCTATCGGCCCAAAGTCAGTCCTTATCCGAATCGATTCGGCTTAATCAAATCGGGTATTACCCGAACGCAGCAAAAATCGCGGTTGTCGTTGGTGAAGCACAAGGGTCTTTTCAGGTAGCTACGCCTGATTTGAAAAAGACCTTGTTTACAGGTACATTGGGCGAACCACGTAAGAATGTCATTTCGGGTAAAACAACCCGGACGGCCAATTTCTCGTCATTCACGAAGGCCGGAACGTACGTACTTGTTATTCCGGGAACCGGCCACTCCTACCCGTTTGAGATTCGGACTGATGTACATAAGCCTGTCGCCACTGGCGCTCTGAAAGGGTTTTACTACCAACGCGTCTCAACCGACCTACCCGCCAAATTTGCCGGCAAATGGGCACGCCCCGCCGGACATCCCGACACACGTGTACTGATTCATCCATCAGCGGCATCGGCAGACCGTCCAGCGGGCGCCGTGATTTCGTCGCCCAGAGGATGGTACGATGCCGGAGATTACAACAAATACATCGTCAATTCGGGTATAACGATGGGTACGCTCCTATCGCTTTACGAAGATTTTCCGGCCTATACAAAGTCGTTGAATACCAACATTCCAGAGAGCACCAACAAAATTCCTGACCTGCTCGACGAAGCGCTCTGGAACCTACGCTGGATGCTTACCATGCAGGACCCCGCCGACGGTGGTGTTTACCACAAGCTGACCAATCCTAGCTTCGACGGAATGGTTATGCCTGACAAAGCGGTTAAAGACCGGTATGTCGTTCAGAAAAGCATTACGGCGGCTCTGGACTTTGCGGCAGTGATGGCGCAGGCCGGACGTGTGTACAAAGCTTACAATCGTGAGCTACCTGGCCTGGCCGATTCCTGTGTAACCGCAGCGAAAAAAGCCTGGACTTGGGCTAAAGCAAATCCGAATGCGGTTTACAAGCAATCGGAGATGAATACTAAGTTTGACCCCGACGTTGTAACGGGTTCCTACGAAGATCATTTTTCCAGCGATGAGTGGATTTGGGCAGCTGCTGAGCTTTACGTTACCACGAAAGACGACTCTTACTACAAAGCGGTAAATCTGTTCCCTGATGCCAAAACCCCGCTGCCGTCCTGGCCACAGGTGCGTACGCTGGCTTATTACACACTAGCCCGTTTTGGAAATGAATTGACCGATGCAGGCAAACAAGCGTTGCCAGTTGTAAAACAGCACCTGACAACGTTTGCAGATTCGTTGATCCTGGACGCGGATAAACAAGCGTTTCAGACCGTAATGGGAAAATCGGCGAAGGACTTTATCTGGGGGAGCAGTGCCGAAGCGGCCAACCAGGGTATTGCCCTCCTACAAGCGTACCGGTTCACAGATTCGCCAAAGCGAAACCAATACTTGCGATATGCGCTGAGCAATCTGGATTATTTGTTAGGTCGCAACGCGGTTGGTTATTCGTTCGTGACCGGCTTCGGCGATAAGACACCAATGCATCCTCACCACCGTCCGTCCGTCGCTGATGGCATCGATGAACCCGTTCCTGGGCTTTTGTCGGGCGGTACGAATGCGAATGCGGCCCGGCAGGATAAATGCGCCGGATATACGTCAACAGTGGCCGATGAAGTGTTTATTGACGCTGACTGTTCATACGCATCCAACGAAATTGCAATTAACTGGAACGCGCCATTGGTATATCTGGCAACTGCACTGGAAGCTTTACAGAAAGAGCAGAAGACGAACGACTAG
- a CDS encoding CheR family methyltransferase, with product MIEESEIDLLVNDLYELYGYDFTNYAKASLKRRIVRLLMLDKFPSFAEFRYRIRTDADYLKRFVEEITVTVTEMFRDPSFYKVLRTEVIPTLATKPFIRVWHAGCATGEEVFSLAILLKEAKLLHKSLLYATDLNPAALDKAKKGIFPLAQMKQYSENYIESGGVQDFSSYYTAMYGQVKFDESLAEKMIFSIHNLVSDRSFNEFDLILCRNVLIYFDKALQDRVLNLFDDSLGQLGYLALGSKETLKFSALKSTFTQLNKEKIWRKVS from the coding sequence ATGATTGAAGAGTCTGAAATTGATTTATTAGTAAATGATCTGTATGAATTGTACGGATATGACTTTACCAACTACGCCAAAGCGTCCTTAAAACGGCGAATTGTCAGGCTTTTAATGCTGGACAAATTTCCTAGTTTCGCCGAGTTCCGTTACCGAATCCGAACAGACGCGGATTATTTGAAACGATTTGTAGAGGAAATTACCGTCACAGTCACGGAGATGTTTCGTGATCCTTCTTTTTACAAAGTGCTGCGAACCGAAGTCATTCCGACGTTAGCCACCAAACCCTTTATTCGCGTATGGCATGCCGGATGTGCAACCGGCGAAGAAGTTTTTTCTTTGGCTATTTTGCTGAAAGAGGCTAAACTCCTTCACAAATCTTTACTGTATGCTACCGATCTGAATCCGGCTGCTCTCGACAAAGCAAAAAAAGGTATTTTTCCGCTGGCTCAGATGAAGCAGTATTCGGAAAATTACATTGAATCGGGAGGTGTGCAGGATTTTTCTTCCTACTATACCGCTATGTACGGTCAGGTGAAATTTGACGAGTCGCTAGCCGAAAAAATGATTTTTTCCATTCACAATTTAGTGTCAGATCGTTCTTTCAATGAGTTTGATCTTATTCTTTGCCGGAACGTATTGATTTATTTTGACAAGGCTTTGCAAGACCGTGTTTTGAATTTGTTCGACGATAGCCTGGGGCAGCTTGGTTATCTGGCTCTAGGATCAAAAGAGACCTTGAAATTTTCGGCGCTGAAGTCTACGTTTACGCAATTGAACAAGGAAAAAATATGGCGGAAAGTAAGCTGA
- a CDS encoding plastocyanin/azurin family copper-binding protein, producing the protein MKSYSHTINQLALKALLTSSLAVLTPFITSAQIQSKTGLPVSSSSKQPAPAPKGLAKIEADPEKEDDFYKLISLPVPEDIILEVGGMATLPDGGLAVCTRRGEVWIVSNPSISGTERPTYKRFASGLHEPLGLAYKDGDIYVTQRSEITRLHDADGDGRADSYDKIYSWPLSGNYHEYSYGPTFLPNGNMLVTLNVGWSNSLGHGVSLVPWRGWTLELTPDGKMTPFAAGMRSPAGYGMNAAGDYFYTENQGDWVGSGRISQVEKGDFLGNAESLRWTDLPGSPLKLKPDEVPNTGEPLYDVAKRVPALKAPAVWLPHGILGISTSGLLTDNTKGKFGPFENQMFIGDQGQSILSRVDLEKVKGKYQGVVFPFREGFSSGVLRLVWGHDASMFVGMTSRGWSSTGKELFSLQRVVWTGKTPFEMKTIHAMPDGFEIEFTAPVDQELAADPESYKVTGFNYKYHATYGSPVINRAGCPIRGIVVSKDGMKARLVVDSLRLGYIHEITTNGVRSENGRALLHNVGYYTLNNLPDGEKLTITAAPKHNHADMAMASTAATPPVNSKSAAGKAKATAKPAATKPAASAVAKRVTEMPASWSEPDYTITMGTKPGLKFAPEQFQVKAGSKVRVVFNNEDDMLHNFVVVMPGTAVQVGELAMKLGLEGQERNYIPQTDKVLHHTNLLQPNTNETIYFTAPEKPGDYTYECSVPGHFYVMQGTMKVVK; encoded by the coding sequence ATGAAATCGTATTCTCATACTATAAATCAACTGGCGCTGAAGGCGTTGCTCACGTCGAGCCTTGCCGTTCTAACGCCTTTCATCACGTCAGCGCAGATCCAGTCCAAAACGGGTCTACCCGTTAGTTCCAGCAGTAAGCAACCCGCCCCGGCTCCCAAAGGACTGGCCAAAATAGAAGCTGATCCGGAAAAGGAAGATGATTTTTACAAGCTCATTTCGCTGCCCGTTCCCGAGGATATCATTCTGGAAGTAGGTGGTATGGCTACGCTGCCCGACGGCGGTCTGGCGGTTTGTACCCGCCGGGGTGAAGTCTGGATCGTTTCAAATCCATCGATAAGCGGCACCGAACGCCCTACCTACAAACGGTTTGCATCGGGTCTGCACGAGCCACTGGGACTCGCTTACAAAGACGGTGACATTTACGTAACCCAACGCAGTGAAATAACGCGTCTGCACGATGCCGATGGCGATGGTCGGGCCGATTCGTACGACAAGATTTACTCCTGGCCGTTATCGGGTAATTACCACGAGTATTCATACGGACCAACGTTTCTGCCTAACGGCAACATGCTCGTGACGCTAAACGTGGGCTGGAGCAACAGCCTGGGGCATGGCGTTAGTCTGGTCCCCTGGCGCGGCTGGACCCTGGAACTTACGCCCGACGGTAAGATGACGCCCTTTGCCGCTGGTATGCGTTCTCCGGCTGGTTACGGCATGAACGCAGCGGGTGATTATTTCTACACCGAAAACCAGGGCGACTGGGTTGGTTCGGGCCGTATTTCGCAAGTTGAGAAAGGTGATTTCCTGGGTAATGCCGAAAGCCTTCGCTGGACCGACCTACCGGGCTCTCCCCTGAAACTAAAACCCGACGAAGTACCCAATACGGGCGAACCGCTGTACGACGTAGCGAAACGGGTCCCCGCCTTGAAAGCACCGGCGGTTTGGTTACCACACGGTATTTTAGGCATATCAACATCGGGCTTACTAACCGACAACACGAAAGGAAAATTCGGGCCGTTTGAAAACCAGATGTTTATCGGCGATCAGGGCCAAAGTATTTTATCCCGCGTTGATCTTGAAAAGGTGAAAGGCAAATACCAGGGTGTAGTGTTTCCGTTCCGCGAAGGCTTTTCCTCCGGCGTTCTTCGGCTGGTGTGGGGCCACGATGCGTCCATGTTCGTAGGGATGACCAGCCGGGGTTGGTCATCAACGGGGAAAGAGCTGTTTAGTTTGCAGCGCGTCGTCTGGACGGGTAAGACTCCGTTTGAGATGAAAACGATTCACGCGATGCCCGACGGTTTCGAGATCGAGTTCACAGCTCCGGTCGATCAGGAACTAGCCGCCGATCCCGAGTCTTACAAGGTTACGGGCTTCAATTACAAGTATCACGCGACTTACGGTAGTCCGGTTATCAACCGGGCGGGTTGCCCAATTCGAGGCATCGTTGTCTCGAAAGACGGTATGAAAGCGCGGTTGGTTGTTGACAGCCTGCGGTTGGGTTACATTCACGAAATCACGACGAACGGTGTGCGGTCAGAAAACGGTCGGGCGTTATTGCACAATGTCGGCTATTACACGCTAAATAATCTGCCTGACGGTGAAAAGCTAACGATTACGGCGGCTCCCAAACACAATCATGCGGACATGGCGATGGCATCTACAGCAGCGACTCCGCCAGTCAACAGCAAGTCAGCAGCAGGTAAAGCAAAGGCTACGGCGAAACCCGCTGCAACAAAACCAGCCGCCAGTGCCGTTGCTAAACGAGTAACTGAAATGCCTGCTTCGTGGAGTGAACCGGATTATACAATTACGATGGGAACCAAACCCGGACTCAAATTCGCACCGGAGCAGTTCCAGGTAAAAGCGGGCAGTAAGGTTCGAGTTGTCTTCAACAACGAAGATGACATGCTTCACAATTTTGTGGTTGTGATGCCGGGCACCGCCGTTCAGGTTGGCGAGTTGGCGATGAAACTGGGCCTGGAAGGGCAGGAACGTAATTACATTCCGCAGACGGACAAGGTATTACACCACACTAATCTGCTACAGCCGAACACCAACGAGACGATCTATTTTACGGCTCCTGAAAAACCGGGCGATTATACGTACGAATGTTCGGTCCCGGGTCACTTCTACGTCATGCAAGGCACAATGAAAGTCGTAAAATAA
- a CDS encoding 3-phosphoshikimate 1-carboxyvinyltransferase, translated as MNAVKLTTPTGPVRATIPLASSKSESNRALIIDALTDFQCELRNLSTARDTQTMIRLLKSDDTTADVLDAGTTMRFLTAYFAVTGQQKIMTGTPRMCERPIGILVDALRTLGADITYVKNDGYPPLQINGFTPSAEAKVSIRGDVSSQYISALLMVAPTLPNGLTLELTGAIGSRPYIEMTLEQMVYFGADLQADWEAKTITVKPKPYTPKPYAIESDWSGASYWYSIAALAQDETSELELLGLKAKSLQGDSAIVDIMRPLGVGSTFTDTGVRLTKQPAATALSWDFTHCPDLAQTVAVCAAMKGVILTLTGIESLKIKETDRVAALQAELQKIGAELVEIESNHRYEVRPLGNQSATLPSIETYDDHRMAMAFAPVAMRREVVIEEPGVVAKSYPSFWEDMARITQVQAIEEGSNVAG; from the coding sequence ATGAACGCCGTCAAACTTACAACCCCTACCGGCCCCGTCCGGGCTACTATTCCGCTGGCTTCGTCGAAGAGCGAAAGCAATCGCGCCCTGATCATCGACGCACTAACCGATTTTCAGTGCGAGTTGCGTAATCTTTCGACCGCGCGGGATACGCAAACCATGATTCGTCTGCTCAAGTCAGATGACACTACCGCCGACGTGCTCGACGCCGGAACGACCATGCGTTTTCTGACAGCCTATTTTGCGGTGACAGGTCAGCAGAAGATAATGACGGGTACACCGCGCATGTGCGAACGTCCGATTGGTATTCTCGTGGATGCGCTACGGACGCTCGGGGCCGACATCACATATGTAAAAAACGACGGCTATCCGCCATTACAGATCAATGGCTTTACCCCTTCTGCGGAAGCAAAAGTAAGCATCCGGGGCGATGTCAGCAGTCAGTATATTTCGGCGTTGCTCATGGTAGCTCCCACGCTGCCCAACGGCCTAACGCTGGAATTGACCGGTGCCATCGGTTCACGACCCTACATTGAGATGACGTTGGAGCAAATGGTATATTTTGGCGCTGACCTCCAAGCCGACTGGGAAGCCAAAACCATCACGGTGAAGCCTAAACCGTACACCCCCAAACCATACGCCATCGAGTCAGACTGGTCGGGAGCGAGTTATTGGTACAGCATTGCGGCTCTGGCGCAGGACGAAACCAGTGAACTGGAGCTATTAGGTTTGAAAGCGAAATCCTTGCAGGGCGACAGCGCAATTGTGGATATCATGCGTCCTTTAGGCGTTGGAAGCACGTTCACCGATACAGGCGTTCGGCTGACCAAACAACCGGCAGCAACCGCTTTATCGTGGGATTTTACGCATTGCCCTGACTTAGCCCAGACAGTAGCCGTTTGTGCAGCCATGAAAGGCGTGATTTTGACGTTGACTGGTATCGAAAGCCTTAAAATCAAAGAAACCGACCGCGTAGCCGCTTTGCAGGCTGAACTGCAAAAAATTGGGGCTGAACTAGTCGAAATTGAGTCGAATCATCGTTATGAGGTTAGACCGCTCGGCAATCAGTCGGCGACTTTACCCAGCATCGAAACGTACGACGATCATCGAATGGCGATGGCCTTCGCCCCCGTAGCGATGCGTCGGGAAGTTGTGATTGAAGAACCAGGGGTTGTGGCTAAATCCTACCCCAGCTTTTGGGAAGATATGGCCCGCATTACACAGGTTCAGGCTATCGAAGAAGGTTCTAACGTAGCCGGATAA
- a CDS encoding phytanoyl-CoA dioxygenase family protein yields the protein MTRREQFEQQGYLIVRQLFTTEEVAELRQAAYHHRDQHQKRGLVAQVKQAASVKGDLLSKDGLGWVIYDPRVVAIATELLGDTPVYFSDSTYQIGTGTRGFHRDNIDRLQFGQGSDWEGSYPLIRFGIYLQDHDKYSGGIRFKAGSHQAADGADVFADTRAGDIVVWNMRTLHSGNARRMKLFNNVALHVGLENRLPDFLFREQQGERVSLFFSYGLKGKHLDHYLQQHILKRADIQENVRLSDYSPEVLAKAQQNNVDVLDVKKLLK from the coding sequence ATGACGCGTCGGGAGCAGTTCGAACAGCAAGGTTATCTTATTGTTCGCCAGTTATTTACAACCGAAGAAGTAGCAGAACTTCGCCAGGCAGCCTATCACCATCGCGACCAGCATCAAAAACGAGGCTTAGTCGCCCAAGTAAAACAGGCGGCTTCGGTAAAAGGGGATCTATTAAGTAAAGATGGGCTTGGCTGGGTTATCTACGACCCACGCGTTGTCGCTATTGCTACCGAGTTGCTGGGCGATACCCCCGTTTATTTTTCGGATAGTACGTATCAGATTGGCACCGGAACGCGCGGCTTCCACCGCGATAATATCGACCGGTTGCAATTCGGTCAGGGGTCCGACTGGGAAGGCTCGTATCCACTCATCCGCTTTGGCATTTACCTGCAAGACCACGATAAATACAGCGGAGGCATTCGATTTAAGGCGGGTAGCCACCAGGCCGCCGATGGAGCCGATGTGTTTGCCGACACCCGCGCGGGAGACATCGTTGTCTGGAACATGCGAACGCTGCACAGCGGCAATGCCCGACGCATGAAGTTGTTCAATAACGTAGCTTTGCACGTCGGCCTGGAGAATCGGCTACCCGACTTCTTGTTTCGCGAACAACAGGGAGAGCGTGTATCACTTTTTTTCAGCTACGGCCTGAAAGGAAAACACCTCGATCATTACCTGCAACAGCATATACTCAAGCGGGCTGATATCCAGGAAAACGTTCGTCTTTCCGACTATTCACCCGAAGTGCTGGCGAAAGCCCAACAGAATAACGTTGACGTGCTGGATGTGAAAAAACTATTGAAATAA
- a CDS encoding family 16 glycoside hydrolase, which produces MQRPFCCLLLCLLLYAGSTWAQNPELPYTTINLQNLNDFKPTGSNWKLVGDVFYDLNKIGGGNTKSGSGILVNDFSGKSKEHLATKMEHGDLELELDFMMDKGARSGIFLQGRYEIQLFDSWGVKDPKSTDCGAIAQRWDENRPEGRKGYEGHPPAQNVSKAPGLWQHYAIIFRAPRFNEKGEKVANARFIKVVQNGVTIHENVEVTGPTQGAPLQDEKPTGPLMIEGDRGPVALRNINYKSYGIEPVTLTKLRLSAYDGKFKSVDELKALTPKREMDIDVLAHQAPGSRDNFAGKITGTIHIPRSGEYLFNLNLRWIPAEVNPKVRNGAGELKIAGKKIFGIDTEDGGKASTKVNLEAGDYPIELSYYKNFGLWYARSNDILLAVEGPGVQYTTLNQIIRVEDPVSEISVLAKSDPVMQRGFVNHHGKKHTHTISVGEPGYANYSVDLQKGEFLQIWRGDFLETTPMWHGRGETQLSVPMGSVIELSGKPSLAFLSDKNTVWPDSNATYNNLGYDVDQAGRPIFKYTLGTANVRESLAATDEGRKLSHTFTVTPATEGIWCRVAEGSDIVQLGNGLYAINDKQYFIELPGKEKPVIRTTSTNTKELLLPIGAKNNAGTVTYSIIW; this is translated from the coding sequence ATGCAACGCCCTTTTTGTTGTTTGCTTTTGTGCTTACTGCTTTACGCTGGTAGCACATGGGCACAGAATCCTGAATTACCTTACACTACGATTAACCTTCAGAACCTAAACGATTTTAAGCCGACCGGCAGTAACTGGAAACTGGTTGGCGACGTTTTTTACGACCTCAACAAGATCGGGGGCGGCAACACAAAATCAGGTAGCGGTATTCTCGTCAATGATTTTTCGGGCAAGAGTAAAGAGCATTTAGCCACCAAAATGGAACATGGCGACCTGGAGCTGGAGCTGGATTTCATGATGGATAAAGGCGCTAGATCGGGCATTTTCTTGCAAGGCCGTTACGAGATACAGTTATTCGACAGCTGGGGCGTAAAAGATCCTAAATCGACGGACTGCGGTGCGATTGCCCAACGGTGGGACGAAAACCGTCCGGAAGGTCGGAAAGGATACGAGGGACACCCACCCGCTCAGAACGTAAGCAAAGCACCAGGTCTATGGCAGCATTACGCCATTATATTCCGGGCTCCCCGATTTAACGAAAAAGGCGAAAAAGTTGCCAATGCCCGCTTTATCAAAGTAGTTCAGAACGGCGTTACCATCCATGAGAATGTCGAGGTAACCGGTCCAACGCAGGGGGCTCCTTTACAGGACGAAAAGCCGACTGGCCCTCTGATGATCGAGGGAGATCGCGGCCCCGTTGCCCTTCGCAACATCAATTACAAGTCATACGGTATTGAGCCGGTTACGCTGACCAAGCTGCGGTTGAGCGCCTACGATGGTAAATTCAAATCCGTTGATGAGCTGAAAGCGCTTACCCCGAAGCGGGAAATGGACATCGATGTCCTGGCGCATCAGGCTCCCGGTAGCCGCGATAATTTTGCGGGTAAGATAACCGGCACGATTCATATTCCCCGTTCGGGCGAATACCTGTTCAACCTGAATCTGCGCTGGATACCCGCCGAAGTTAACCCAAAGGTTCGTAACGGGGCCGGTGAGTTGAAAATTGCGGGTAAAAAGATTTTCGGTATCGACACCGAAGACGGTGGTAAAGCATCGACAAAAGTCAATCTGGAAGCTGGCGATTACCCGATTGAACTGTCGTATTACAAAAATTTTGGCCTCTGGTACGCCCGTAGCAACGACATTCTCCTCGCCGTAGAGGGGCCTGGCGTTCAGTATACAACCCTGAACCAAATTATTCGTGTCGAAGATCCGGTTAGCGAGATTTCGGTGTTGGCGAAAAGCGACCCTGTTATGCAACGGGGTTTCGTGAATCACCACGGCAAAAAACACACGCATACAATCTCGGTTGGTGAGCCGGGCTACGCGAACTACAGCGTTGACCTTCAGAAAGGTGAATTTCTGCAAATCTGGCGGGGTGACTTTCTGGAAACAACACCCATGTGGCACGGTCGGGGCGAAACGCAGCTATCGGTTCCGATGGGTAGCGTGATTGAACTGTCGGGAAAACCGTCGCTTGCCTTTTTATCGGATAAAAATACGGTCTGGCCTGATTCCAACGCCACCTATAACAACTTAGGCTACGATGTCGATCAGGCAGGTCGTCCTATTTTCAAGTATACGCTAGGTACCGCAAACGTGCGCGAGTCGTTGGCTGCTACCGACGAAGGCCGGAAGTTATCCCACACGTTTACAGTGACGCCCGCAACGGAAGGAATCTGGTGCCGCGTTGCCGAAGGCAGTGACATTGTCCAGCTCGGTAATGGCCTCTACGCAATCAACGACAAACAATATTTTATAGAGCTACCGGGCAAAGAGAAACCCGTTATTCGTACGACCTCAACAAACACGAAAGAGCTGTTACTACCAATCGGTGCGAAGAATAACGCAGGAACTGTTACGTACTCAATCATCTGGTAA
- a CDS encoding response regulator encodes MSKKRVLIIDDDARNIFALTATLKAKSFDCVSCNSAQEALDLLKTDAVVDIILIDMMMPEMDGYEAIPRIKNIEKRRHTSIIAVTAQAMVGDREKCLEAGAADYISKPVDVDRLLQLLLRV; translated from the coding sequence ATGAGTAAGAAACGGGTTTTAATAATTGACGATGATGCAAGAAATATTTTTGCGTTGACGGCCACCCTAAAAGCGAAATCATTCGACTGTGTTTCCTGCAATAGCGCGCAGGAAGCGCTCGATTTATTGAAAACGGATGCGGTAGTTGACATCATTCTAATCGATATGATGATGCCCGAAATGGATGGGTATGAGGCAATCCCTCGGATAAAAAACATTGAGAAGCGTCGTCATACATCCATTATTGCGGTTACGGCACAGGCGATGGTGGGCGACCGGGAAAAGTGTTTAGAGGCCGGAGCAGCCGATTATATTTCTAAACCAGTCGATGTGGACAGGTTGTTGCAACTGTTGCTGCGTGTTTAA